Sequence from the Fictibacillus arsenicus genome:
ATCTTCTTATTTTCCTTTACAACCATAGGTGTTAGTATCGGAGTAAATAATCCTTGTCTTTCAAGATCATATACAGATTTTCCAATCAGGCTCTCAGAATCTACACCGTAAATCTTACCTGTAACTTCGCTGACTTTTAGAATAATTCCATCTACGTTTGTTACTAAAATATCGTCTTTTAATGAATGAAGAATTTGTTCGTTTTCATTCCATGTAGAAGAAGAGGTCAAAATAATCATCCCTTTCGATTATTAGTAGTGATTTTATTATGCAATTCTGAATAATTATTCGTTTTTGAATAATTATAGCTTAGAGAGTGCCTTCTGGATACGGGTCAAATGAAATTTTTCCATGAAAAAAGGACCAACAATGTGGTCCATAATTTTATTACAATACTTCTGTATTTAATTCTACATCAATATTTCCTTTTGTTGCCTTTGAGTAAGGGCAAACGCCATGTGCTGTTTGAACAAGTTCTTGAGCTTCCTCTTGTGATACTCCGCTGACCCCTACATGAAGCACGACCCCCAGCTTAAAGCCGCCATCTGTATCTTTTCCGATTGAAACTTCAGCGGTTACTTTGGATTCAATCCGTTTTTTGGATTGTCTCGCCACAAGGTTTAACGCGGAGTCAAAGCAAGCTGCGTAACCAGCTGCGAATAATTGTTCGGGATTGGTTGCACTCTCGTCTCCAGATCCACCAAGTCCTTTTGGCATGGCTAACTGATGGTTTAATACTCCATCCTCGCTTTTCACCGTTCCCGCTCGTCCACCTTCTGCTGTTGCTTTAGCTGTATATAACTTTTCCATATGGAATAACACTCCTTTTATTTGTGTAAAATTAAATTGTGTACAACTAAATAATAAGAGCTTATTATAATAATGTCAAACAATTAAATTGTGCAAAATTAATGTATAATAGAAAGAAGCGATGAATGAAGGAAAGGAATCGATTATGGAAGATCAAAACCCCTTGTTATTAGAAAGCCAAATTTGCTTTAAAATTTACACGCTTGAACGTGAAATCACGAAATTGTATAGAAACTTGTTACAAGATCTGGATATGACGTATCCTCAATATTTAGTCATGCTGCTGCTTTGGGAAAAAGATGGGATGACCGTTAAAGAAATAGGAAAACGATTGTTTTTGGATTCGGGCACCTTAACACCGATGCTGAAACGAATGGAGGCTAATGGAATAATTAAAAGAAGACGATCAACTGAAGACGAGAGAAGTGTCATTATTTCATTAACAAAGAAAGGTGAACAATTAAAACAAAAAGCAGAATGCATTCCTTCTAAATTAGTGGAAGATATGTCGTTGGATCATGGGGAATTACCGACACTGAATAAAACGCTGACAAATATGCTCTACAGGCTGCAAGGGCAGACCACTAGTAATTAATAAACAAATCTTTAAACACTTAGATCAATATTGAAAAAGATGCACAAAGAATTATAAAAATCTTTCAGGATAACGATGTAGATCCTTTAGGTTTAGAGGCAAAATATGAAGCTCATTATCGGGATTTTAAATTAAAAGAATGGGAAGCTTTGTATCCCGATGTTAAAGTTAACGTCAATGTGGACCTTAACATTAACCATACAGGTATTATTGAATAAAAAGTAAGAACTTTCCGAGCGGAAAGTTCTTTTAATTTGCTGTTAAGCTCATGATAAATTCTTTCATGTACAGATTCAGCTCATCAGCAGCTTTTGTTGGTATCTGGTGCTTTACATTGTCAACGATTTTTAATTCATTGTGTTTCAATTTTTTATGCAATATCTTGGCATATGGATGAAACTGGCGGTCTTTCTTCCCGTAAACGAGAAGAATTGGCAGATCAATGTTCAAGAGCTGATTTGTGCAATTGTATTCTGCACTGTAAGAATAATACTGCTCGATATTTATTGCATTACCCTTCATTGATGATGTAAATAGCAGTCGGAATATCTCGTTGTTATTTGAGTTCGTCTTGGAAACAGATAATGCAATAAGCGGTACGGCATCCTGGGCAGCAAGAGATCTCCCCAGCTCAATTTTATCTTTTAAGACACCATGTGCTTCAGACATGCCGCTTATGATGATCCCGCCAAGAGCTCGATCTGGCAGTGTAAGTAAGAACTCCAAGACAATAGAACCGCCGGTCGAATATCCACTTACATAGGCTTTATCAATACCGAGATGATCCAGGAGCTGTTTAATATCCTCTACAATTAGTGGATACGTAAGAGGAGAACTTGAATAATAACTTTTACCATGGCCTCTAATATCAAAAGTGATTACCTTATATATTTTTGATAATTCATCTTCCTGATAAGTGAAGTTTTCAGATGTAAGCAGGGGAGGGTGGATAAATATGATGGGCACCCCGTCTCCTTTAACACGATAAGATAAAGAAACGCCATCTGCTGTTTCAAAGTAAGCCATTTTTAATTAGGCATATTCCCAGGATTGTTTTGCTGTGGAGCTTGAGCATAACTTTGAAGCATCGCAGTCATATCTTGATCTTTCAATTGCGGAACCTGATAATATCCATGTTTATTTTGATATAAAAAGATCTCGTAACTCATTTCAATAAAGTTTGGAACACTATCTGCGACAACACGGCGTAATACAGGGTTGGTCATCTCAAGTGCTGTCATGGCTAATAGCGTAGCTAATGACTTTGTGTTTCCTAACATGTAAGCAGATAATCCTTGGTCGGAAAGATCGTTCACAGATTGATTTGGCTTTTTCGGAGCTCCCGGCTTAATGCCATAAACAACATTGTTATCCTGGTTCATTTTGTATTGCTGAGTCGGAACTTCCGGGTCTTGTCCAGTACTGAAACAATCAACGATTGTATTATACATTTGGGTTAGAAATGCAGCCTGGCGGTGGTTGATATCTTTTAAGATCGGGTCCTTAATGTGCTGATCATACATTTGATATTGATCAAGCATGCTGATGATGCCGGCAATGACTTCATGCGCATCAAACAGCTCGTGGCCGCCATGGTTTTTATTCATAGCTTGATTTCCCATCATATTTTGCGGCTTTTGAGCTCCGTTTTGCATTTGATTTTGATCTTGGTTAGGCATAGGGATTTCCTCCTAATATTTTTATTACGTCATTAGGATACCTAGTTTCAGATCAATCATGTGTACAAATCAAAAAAACTGGCTCATTTTGGTTGAATTTACAACCTTTTTGAGCCAGTCTTTGTTTTAATTATTGTTTACTTCATCATCACGCATCAGCCAGCCTTCAAAATGGCGTTTCACATAGTTTTCAGCTGATTGGAAACTATCAAACGTTTCATCGACTGGATGGGTTTTATGTGTGATCAGCCAAGTTTCGTTATCATCTGAGTAGATCTTTGAAACGTCCTGGTATTTATTCACGTACATGGTTCCATCAGGGTTTTCTTTAACGTTTTGTTCGTTCTTCGGTGCATCAATTCTTCGCGGCTGTTCTTGGAAAGCTGCCACAACAAACTTCTCAAAAGCTTCTGGTGTCATTGTTCCTCCAGATGCTTTAGGATGTCCGCCGCCGCCATACTGCTTCGCGTAAATCGAGCAATCCACTTCTTCATGAATGGTACGCAGTCCAATCCGTTTGTTTGCGATATTCAAGATCACGATAAGATCTAAGTGAGGGTTCTCACGATTGATCTCGTTGCCTAGTTCTGAATGATAACGTTCAGCATGCAGAATACCGATCTTGTAAGTCTTCTCTTCAGATCCTTCACCTAAAGACCAAGTGTCCCAGATCTCAACCATTTGCCGCTGCTTTTTTTTAATGTAATCAGCGATGTTTTCTTCTTCTAAATCAAGGATCGTTGTTTCCGTTTCAGAGAACTCGAATGAGTCACCCTTTAGGCGTTCCATGATCTGTGCTTCAAACTTATCAGGAGGAAGAATGAAGAATAGGTCATTAAGACGTTTTGCTTCAACCTTTTGATCAAACCATTCCCACGTGTCATAAAGTCTGACCAGCTCTACATATTCTTTTAGAGCGCCTGTGTCTTTCAGTTTGCCGTTCTCCAATAAATATTCATAAAAAAGAGAAGTTGCACAAGTCAGACGATCATCGTCATAGCGAACTTGAACATGTCCCCAGTCAAATCCGTTAAAGTGAAGTGCTGTTGCATGATGGTCGATCAGTTTAACTTTTCCACCAGCATTGGAACGTTCGTCCAGACGCATCATTAATTCTTCGTTTACAGCGATATCTGTAATAATAATTTCTGTTTTTCGTTCTTTTGGGTTATCCAGAAGCTGTTCCACACGGTCGTTGATCGTACCATGAGAACAATATGATATTTTGCAGTTGTCTCCAAATGCAAGCTGTGCCAAGTAACCGCACGATTTACCGTCTAAATCATTGTGTGAAAATAAATGAATCATGTTAGTATCCTCTCTATTTTGCTCTCTGTCTAGAGTATCGTCATAATGCGAAAAGTTCAACCTAAAAAAACATTTACAAAAGATGGAATTAGGTAGAAAATGGTAGTAGAACTTTGTTGCATACAAAAATGGAGGTTTTCAAATGAAGGATTTTCTGAAAATATTTCAGAACCGAAACTTCAGCAAGCTTTTTTTAGCTGGATTTACATCAATGATGGGAAGTATTATAGGCGTTACAGCGTTTATGTTTTATTTGCTGGATAAATTTAGCGAACAACCATTTTATGCGACGCTGGCAGAGTTGATGTATTCACTGCCTACATTAGCAGTCTTTTTTATTGTAGGTGTGCTTGCAGACAGGATGGACCGTCAGAAGATCGCTTTATATTGTGACTGGATTTGTGCTGTTCTTTGTTTAGCATTGATGGGTGCAATTTTGCTGGATTGGATGCCGTTAATATTTGCGGTTTTATTTTTGAGAAGTGCTGTCGGCAAGTTCTTCTTTCCAGCAGATCAAGCCATGGTGCAAGGGATTTTGTCAAAAGATGAATATGCGATTGCTGCAGGATTAAATCAGATGGTTGGAAGTATGTTCATGCTTTTTGGAAACATGCTGGGGATCTTTATTTATTGGAGTGTCGGTATTCAAGGAGCTATCGCATTTGACCTTGTTACATATGTGGTTTCCGCTTTATTGATCATGAGTATGAAAGTGAATGAAGAAGTGCGTTTGCCGAATGGAAAACATAAGTTTAAAGATATTAATATCGGGATGGTATGGAAAGATTTCGGTGCAGGCTTCTCGTATATAAAGAATTCTAAATTACTGATGGCTTTGATTTTTGGTTTTTTCTTGTTCGGTGTAGTCAATGGCGGTCTATCGGTCATGCCTGCATTTATCATGAAATACAAACTTGCTCCGGAAAATTATGAGCAAATGATGATGTGGATGGGGATTGTGTTTGGTATTTCAGTCCTGGCTGGAAGTGTAATTTGTTCGATGCTTGCTAAGAAGATAAAGCTTTCAACGGCTATTATCATTGGACTTTTTGCAAGTGGTATAGCAATTGGTCTTTGTGCAGTAGCTG
This genomic interval carries:
- a CDS encoding alpha/beta fold hydrolase translates to MAYFETADGVSLSYRVKGDGVPIIFIHPPLLTSENFTYQEDELSKIYKVITFDIRGHGKSYYSSSPLTYPLIVEDIKQLLDHLGIDKAYVSGYSTGGSIVLEFLLTLPDRALGGIIISGMSEAHGVLKDKIELGRSLAAQDAVPLIALSVSKTNSNNNEIFRLLFTSSMKGNAINIEQYYSYSAEYNCTNQLLNIDLPILLVYGKKDRQFHPYAKILHKKLKHNELKIVDNVKHQIPTKAADELNLYMKEFIMSLTAN
- a CDS encoding MFS transporter, with product MKDFLKIFQNRNFSKLFLAGFTSMMGSIIGVTAFMFYLLDKFSEQPFYATLAELMYSLPTLAVFFIVGVLADRMDRQKIALYCDWICAVLCLALMGAILLDWMPLIFAVLFLRSAVGKFFFPADQAMVQGILSKDEYAIAAGLNQMVGSMFMLFGNMLGIFIYWSVGIQGAIAFDLVTYVVSALLIMSMKVNEEVRLPNGKHKFKDINIGMVWKDFGAGFSYIKNSKLLMALIFGFFLFGVVNGGLSVMPAFIMKYKLAPENYEQMMMWMGIVFGISVLAGSVICSMLAKKIKLSTAIIIGLFASGIAIGLCAVAANIWVFFIFTALMGLGIPLVNIGLGGWLPKIVDPKMMGRVQGAITPINMLSHTVTLALIAAFFPKFLSVEALFWVVGGALFIVGLFYMFTLPKYDVEETEETTDMDLKEKVPV
- a CDS encoding Ger(x)C family spore germination C-terminal domain-containing protein yields the protein MEKDAQRIIKIFQDNDVDPLGLEAKYEAHYRDFKLKEWEALYPDVKVNVNVDLNINHTGIIE
- a CDS encoding spore coat protein, translated to MPNQDQNQMQNGAQKPQNMMGNQAMNKNHGGHELFDAHEVIAGIISMLDQYQMYDQHIKDPILKDINHRQAAFLTQMYNTIVDCFSTGQDPEVPTQQYKMNQDNNVVYGIKPGAPKKPNQSVNDLSDQGLSAYMLGNTKSLATLLAMTALEMTNPVLRRVVADSVPNFIEMSYEIFLYQNKHGYYQVPQLKDQDMTAMLQSYAQAPQQNNPGNMPN
- a CDS encoding MarR family winged helix-turn-helix transcriptional regulator; the encoded protein is MNEGKESIMEDQNPLLLESQICFKIYTLEREITKLYRNLLQDLDMTYPQYLVMLLLWEKDGMTVKEIGKRLFLDSGTLTPMLKRMEANGIIKRRRSTEDERSVIISLTKKGEQLKQKAECIPSKLVEDMSLDHGELPTLNKTLTNMLYRLQGQTTSN
- a CDS encoding DHH family phosphoesterase codes for the protein MIHLFSHNDLDGKSCGYLAQLAFGDNCKISYCSHGTINDRVEQLLDNPKERKTEIIITDIAVNEELMMRLDERSNAGGKVKLIDHHATALHFNGFDWGHVQVRYDDDRLTCATSLFYEYLLENGKLKDTGALKEYVELVRLYDTWEWFDQKVEAKRLNDLFFILPPDKFEAQIMERLKGDSFEFSETETTILDLEEENIADYIKKKQRQMVEIWDTWSLGEGSEEKTYKIGILHAERYHSELGNEINRENPHLDLIVILNIANKRIGLRTIHEEVDCSIYAKQYGGGGHPKASGGTMTPEAFEKFVVAAFQEQPRRIDAPKNEQNVKENPDGTMYVNKYQDVSKIYSDDNETWLITHKTHPVDETFDSFQSAENYVKRHFEGWLMRDDEVNNN
- a CDS encoding organic hydroperoxide resistance protein, whose product is MEKLYTAKATAEGGRAGTVKSEDGVLNHQLAMPKGLGGSGDESATNPEQLFAAGYAACFDSALNLVARQSKKRIESKVTAEVSIGKDTDGGFKLGVVLHVGVSGVSQEEAQELVQTAHGVCPYSKATKGNIDVELNTEVL